A DNA window from Natrinema amylolyticum contains the following coding sequences:
- a CDS encoding rubrerythrin-like domain-containing protein produces the protein MNRDQDVEDDTSEMTSEYECLQYGRIVKAETNPGECEKCGGDFQNRAKSVE, from the coding sequence ATTAATCGTGATCAAGACGTTGAAGACGATACTTCAGAAATGACATCCGAGTATGAGTGCCTTCAGTATGGGAGGATAGTCAAGGCCGAGACGAACCCTGGCGAGTGTGAGAAGTGTGGCGGCGACTTCCAGAATCGAGCAAAATCGGTTGAATAG
- a CDS encoding formate/nitrite transporter family protein produces the protein MVTEQTPTPAILRSLIESGEHEIRRETTGLALSGFSAGLDIGFGPLLMAVMLTLSQGGYGDLGTELLLASAYSIGFIFVILGRSELFTEHTTIAVMPVLAGRATTRELAHLWGVIYVSNVVGGALFTLLVVTLMPNLGVASPEAFESIAHKLVNHDLEWLFVAGIFAGWLMGLVAWLVTAAQGTVGRVLFVWLVTASIGILHLPHSIAGNVEVLFGLFLSPTVTLVDYIAFLVLSTLGNAIGGVVFVGLLKYGHVVRGGG, from the coding sequence ATCGTCACCGAACAGACCCCGACGCCGGCGATCCTCAGATCGCTCATCGAGAGTGGAGAACACGAGATACGCCGCGAAACAACAGGGCTCGCGCTGTCAGGATTCTCGGCCGGTCTCGACATCGGGTTCGGACCATTGTTGATGGCGGTGATGTTGACGCTCTCGCAGGGAGGGTACGGTGATCTCGGAACGGAGTTACTACTGGCGAGCGCGTACTCCATTGGCTTCATCTTCGTCATCCTCGGACGATCGGAACTGTTCACTGAACACACGACCATCGCGGTGATGCCGGTGCTCGCCGGTCGAGCAACGACCCGTGAACTGGCTCACCTCTGGGGAGTAATCTACGTCAGCAACGTCGTCGGGGGTGCGCTGTTCACGCTGCTTGTCGTTACATTGATGCCGAATCTCGGTGTCGCCTCACCAGAAGCATTCGAATCGATCGCGCACAAGCTCGTCAATCACGATCTCGAATGGCTGTTCGTCGCCGGCATCTTCGCGGGCTGGCTGATGGGGCTGGTGGCCTGGCTGGTGACGGCCGCACAGGGAACGGTAGGCCGCGTCCTATTTGTGTGGCTCGTCACCGCGTCGATCGGCATCCTCCACCTCCCCCACTCCATCGCGGGGAATGTGGAGGTACTGTTTGGTCTATTTCTCTCACCGACGGTCACGCTCGTGGATTACATCGCGTTTCTCGTCCTCTCGACGCTTGGGAACGCGATCGGCGGTGTCGTGTTCGTCGGGCTGTTGAAGTACGGTCACGTCGTCCGCGGCGGAGGCTGA
- a CDS encoding MarR family transcriptional regulator — protein MMSTSKHQVTVPDGLTSPQAKLIYLALQAQEEATVTDLQQMLRMPKLTLLPILTSLVENELIQRTEAGYAS, from the coding sequence ATGATGTCCACGAGTAAACACCAAGTAACGGTGCCAGACGGGCTTACCTCACCACAGGCCAAACTCATCTACCTGGCCCTTCAGGCTCAGGAGGAAGCCACAGTAACCGACCTTCAGCAGATGCTGAGAATGCCGAAACTCACACTTCTGCCAATTCTTACGTCGCTTGTCGAAAACGAGCTTATCCAGCGCACAGAGGCTGGCTATGCCAGCTAG
- a CDS encoding thiolase C-terminal domain-containing protein — protein MAPTQATDGQSERVAVIGASMTQFGQREEWILDLLAEAGSECLDDAGVDAAEIDHLYVSNMTSGEFEGMTGVMNALVHDLNAMPAYTQRVDQTSSSGGAGIYAAWQSIMSGASEMTLLVGGEKMTHKTTGESTDIIASIGHPVEYKHGVTLPSFAGLTARHYLERFDVPRASLAKVAVKNHKNGVDNPNAQFQREVDLETVVESPIIADPLRLYDFCPVTDGSAALLFCPESVAQEYTDDYAVIAGVAGATDTHVVHEREDPTVMGGVVESGKEAYEMSGYEPDDIDVAELHDMFTILEFLQMEGLDFAEQGEAWQLVEEGYTEKDGDLPVNTSGGLKSKGHPLGASGVAQAVEIYEQLVGEAGPRQVEADVGLCCNVGGFGNCVITTIMEAAE, from the coding sequence ATGGCTCCCACCCAAGCTACGGACGGACAGAGCGAGCGGGTGGCAGTGATCGGTGCCTCGATGACCCAGTTCGGGCAACGCGAGGAATGGATCCTGGACCTGCTGGCGGAGGCCGGGAGCGAGTGTCTCGACGACGCGGGTGTCGACGCAGCCGAGATTGACCACCTGTACGTCTCGAACATGACCAGCGGCGAGTTCGAAGGGATGACGGGTGTGATGAACGCGCTGGTTCACGATCTCAACGCAATGCCGGCGTACACCCAACGGGTCGACCAGACGAGTTCGAGCGGTGGGGCCGGCATCTACGCCGCCTGGCAGTCGATCATGAGCGGCGCCAGCGAGATGACGCTGCTCGTTGGCGGCGAGAAGATGACCCACAAGACGACCGGTGAATCGACCGATATCATCGCCTCGATCGGCCACCCCGTCGAATACAAACACGGCGTGACGCTGCCGTCCTTCGCGGGACTGACCGCGCGCCACTACCTCGAGCGGTTCGACGTGCCCCGTGCGAGCCTCGCGAAAGTGGCGGTCAAGAATCACAAAAACGGCGTCGATAATCCGAACGCGCAGTTCCAGAGAGAGGTCGATCTCGAGACGGTGGTGGAGTCACCGATCATCGCCGACCCGCTGCGGTTGTACGACTTCTGTCCGGTTACGGACGGCTCGGCCGCATTGCTGTTCTGTCCGGAATCGGTCGCCCAAGAGTATACCGACGACTACGCCGTGATCGCTGGTGTCGCTGGAGCAACGGATACGCACGTCGTCCACGAGCGCGAGGATCCGACCGTGATGGGCGGTGTCGTCGAGAGCGGAAAAGAGGCCTACGAGATGAGCGGCTACGAGCCTGACGACATCGACGTCGCTGAACTCCACGACATGTTCACGATCCTTGAGTTTCTCCAGATGGAAGGGCTGGACTTCGCCGAACAGGGCGAGGCCTGGCAGCTCGTCGAAGAGGGGTACACCGAGAAGGACGGCGACCTGCCGGTCAACACGTCCGGCGGGCTGAAGTCAAAGGGCCACCCGCTGGGCGCGAGCGGCGTCGCCCAGGCCGTCGAAATCTATGAACAGCTCGTTGGCGAGGCCGGTCCACGACAGGTTGAGGCCGACGTCGGTCTCTGCTGTAACGTCGGCGGTTTCGGCAACTGTGTGATCACCACCATCATGGAGGCAGCAGAATGA
- a CDS encoding OB-fold domain-containing protein: MTMEATRYADGSISYPGHPRGPDGAEPVETIDLSEYTAEVVTWTTSTATPPGVREPNTLAIVEFDVDGEAVRAIGQVTTDDVETGDKVRAVSVEELREPGAGIRDPESQAWNGYRFEPV, encoded by the coding sequence ATGACAATGGAAGCAACGCGCTATGCGGACGGTTCGATCAGCTATCCTGGCCATCCGCGCGGCCCCGACGGCGCGGAACCGGTGGAGACGATCGATCTCAGCGAATACACCGCCGAGGTCGTGACGTGGACGACCTCGACAGCAACGCCGCCCGGCGTCCGTGAGCCGAATACGCTTGCGATCGTCGAATTCGACGTCGACGGCGAGGCGGTTCGGGCGATCGGACAGGTGACGACTGACGATGTCGAGACCGGTGACAAGGTCCGAGCGGTCTCCGTCGAGGAACTGCGCGAGCCGGGTGCCGGGATTCGGGACCCAGAGAGTCAGGCCTGGAATGGCTATCGATTCGAGCCTGTGTGA
- a CDS encoding DUF4129 domain-containing protein has product MTVRADLTANGTPIDDVPLVVLLGGQRLGQAEPSTGTLATCVTIPASVPAGERTLRVRLPFEERVLAGVSAATTVTVVEVDPELALTATRTGERQLTVDGVLEANGDAVANESIQLRADGSPIATTTTDETGSFDTSVIVSESIADGTVPVTAIYDGTGSNLGATRAATTVEFPAGSETAAPSWAWICLAAVAVGALVGVAYLIRRSSAPPPPTRPAESAVPAAEPRPSPEPAPPPLLEPATDRLVSGRPNAAITACYAALRERLAARIDASSALTHWEFHHRCLAQTDDDVDEALQTVTEGYERARFDPAGVSESEAEAVLEHAEQLYETTDVGSTPASADD; this is encoded by the coding sequence GTGACCGTGCGCGCCGACCTCACTGCGAACGGAACGCCGATCGACGACGTCCCACTCGTCGTGTTACTCGGCGGGCAGCGACTGGGGCAGGCCGAACCGAGCACCGGCACGCTCGCAACGTGCGTCACGATTCCCGCCTCCGTTCCCGCCGGCGAGCGGACGCTTCGGGTCCGGCTCCCGTTTGAGGAGCGAGTGCTCGCGGGCGTCAGCGCGGCCACGACCGTCACCGTGGTGGAAGTCGACCCCGAACTTGCCCTGACGGCCACTCGGACCGGCGAGCGGCAACTCACCGTCGACGGCGTCCTCGAGGCGAACGGCGATGCCGTCGCGAACGAATCGATCCAGCTTCGCGCCGACGGCTCGCCGATTGCAACGACCACGACGGACGAGACCGGCTCGTTCGACACCTCGGTGATCGTGTCGGAATCGATCGCCGACGGGACGGTCCCCGTGACCGCCATCTACGACGGCACGGGCTCGAACCTCGGAGCGACACGGGCGGCGACGACGGTCGAGTTCCCGGCCGGCTCCGAGACCGCGGCGCCATCGTGGGCCTGGATCTGCCTCGCAGCGGTGGCCGTCGGGGCCCTCGTCGGCGTCGCGTATCTGATCCGGCGGTCGTCGGCGCCGCCACCACCGACACGGCCGGCCGAGTCGGCCGTTCCCGCAGCTGAGCCTCGGCCGTCGCCCGAGCCGGCGCCGCCCCCGCTCCTCGAGCCGGCAACCGACCGCCTTGTGAGTGGCCGTCCGAACGCCGCGATCACCGCCTGCTACGCTGCCCTGCGAGAGCGCCTCGCGGCGCGGATCGACGCGAGCAGCGCACTCACCCACTGGGAGTTCCATCACCGATGTCTGGCACAGACGGACGACGATGTCGACGAGGCGTTGCAGACGGTAACGGAGGGGTACGAACGGGCACGGTTCGATCCGGCTGGTGTCTCCGAGAGCGAGGCCGAGGCGGTCCTCGAGCACGCCGAGCAGCTCTACGAGACGACGGATGTCGGTTCGACGCCTGCGTCGGCGGACGACTAG
- a CDS encoding HalOD1 output domain-containing protein: MKLDSVEFTTRVIECLADADGLEPTELDYNLHDYIDPDVLRKLGEMERGTWEITFQVSDHQVTINQDGGIIIDGAKYN, encoded by the coding sequence ATGAAGCTGGATAGTGTCGAGTTCACTACGAGGGTGATTGAATGCTTGGCTGATGCCGATGGGTTGGAACCAACCGAGTTAGACTATAATCTTCATGACTACATCGACCCTGATGTTTTGAGAAAATTGGGAGAGATGGAAAGAGGAACATGGGAAATAACGTTTCAAGTGTCTGATCACCAAGTGACGATCAATCAAGACGGAGGGATAATTATCGATGGGGCAAAATATAATTGA
- a CDS encoding helix-turn-helix transcriptional regulator, giving the protein MTATDPMLETGGVIDIVSVIAWIAAELVAVLGLGALTALGVLLVVWNQVKRSETDTVELSHSQPELGTDRERVHRLLQENGGRMKQSEIVDAVDWSKAKVSRLLSTLEEDGEITKVAVGRENLIFLPGHEPTAATS; this is encoded by the coding sequence ATGACTGCCACAGATCCTATGTTGGAGACAGGTGGAGTGATCGACATCGTATCAGTTATCGCGTGGATTGCGGCCGAGCTTGTTGCGGTCCTCGGGCTTGGTGCGCTCACGGCTCTCGGCGTCCTTCTCGTGGTCTGGAATCAGGTCAAGCGGAGTGAGACAGATACTGTTGAATTATCACATAGTCAACCAGAGCTTGGCACTGATCGAGAGCGGGTTCACAGGCTGCTTCAGGAGAACGGGGGGCGGATGAAACAGTCCGAGATCGTTGACGCAGTCGACTGGTCGAAAGCCAAGGTCAGTCGTTTGTTGTCGACCTTGGAAGAAGACGGGGAGATCACGAAGGTCGCTGTGGGTCGGGAGAATCTCATCTTCCTTCCCGGTCACGAACCCACTGCAGCCACATCGTAG
- a CDS encoding DUF7563 family protein, with product MPECGEYVTQDFIRVFGINGDVHGCPTCTTYRELQDGSAVNQQGGLS from the coding sequence ATGCCTGAATGCGGTGAGTACGTTACCCAGGATTTCATCCGGGTGTTTGGTATCAATGGTGACGTCCACGGCTGTCCCACCTGTACGACCTACCGGGAACTCCAAGACGGGAGCGCAGTGAATCAGCAGGGTGGGCTCTCATGA
- a CDS encoding bacterio-opsin activator domain-containing protein produces the protein MTSPGEDDSENTVVEVEFEVSDPRYPLVALSAETGCTAELIQILPRSSGAYTVFHRISGAPPDQVLDFTRAYDGFDARVVSEGEKNAIIEFRISEGEEFFTISLTDAGAIPTQLESDDGVAHIVAEIPAIYSASEVIDCFQETYPSMEITARRQKDYPVPLFQQQELQETLTRLLTARQHEVLLLAYTNGYYDWPRGKTGEELADELGVTYATFAEHLRKAEDIVFSLIFSGQ, from the coding sequence ATGACCTCACCCGGAGAAGACGATTCCGAGAATACGGTTGTCGAGGTCGAATTCGAAGTTTCTGACCCTCGATATCCGTTAGTCGCACTTTCTGCAGAAACCGGGTGTACGGCAGAACTCATTCAGATACTGCCGCGAAGCAGTGGGGCCTATACCGTCTTTCATCGGATCAGCGGCGCACCGCCGGATCAGGTTCTTGACTTCACCCGTGCCTATGATGGCTTTGATGCACGAGTCGTGAGCGAAGGCGAGAAGAACGCGATTATCGAATTTCGGATCAGTGAGGGCGAAGAGTTTTTCACCATCAGTTTGACTGACGCTGGTGCGATCCCGACGCAATTAGAAAGTGATGACGGCGTCGCTCATATTGTCGCCGAGATCCCCGCGATCTATTCTGCATCGGAGGTGATTGACTGTTTCCAGGAAACATATCCCTCAATGGAAATTACCGCACGACGCCAGAAAGACTATCCTGTCCCCTTGTTCCAGCAGCAGGAGCTTCAGGAGACGCTTACTCGCCTCCTTACCGCGCGTCAACATGAGGTCCTGTTATTGGCCTATACGAACGGTTACTACGATTGGCCGCGCGGGAAGACCGGTGAAGAACTCGCGGACGAACTCGGGGTGACATATGCGACATTTGCAGAACACTTGCGGAAAGCCGAAGATATAGTATTTTCGCTGATATTTAGTGGACAGTGA
- a CDS encoding DUF7344 domain-containing protein, giving the protein MSGTQTISTDLSETDIEELLAHPSRRYLLYYLHRYANPVQLADVAHQITIWKLNEPADEHLQERLQIYLALYHDHLPPLAEADVVDYAQQEDMIELGPTAEQLIPALERNFRDEVVDLLEAEHCTFDRSQ; this is encoded by the coding sequence ATGAGCGGGACGCAGACGATCTCGACCGACCTCTCTGAGACCGATATCGAGGAACTCCTGGCCCATCCCTCTCGGCGGTATCTCCTGTACTACCTGCACCGGTATGCTAATCCCGTACAGTTGGCTGATGTTGCCCATCAAATCACGATCTGGAAACTGAACGAGCCAGCGGATGAACACCTCCAGGAACGACTGCAGATCTATCTCGCTCTCTATCACGACCATCTTCCACCGTTAGCTGAAGCCGACGTTGTGGACTACGCGCAGCAGGAGGATATGATCGAACTCGGGCCTACTGCGGAGCAGCTCATCCCTGCCCTCGAGCGGAATTTCCGTGACGAAGTCGTTGATCTCCTGGAAGCAGAACACTGTACGTTTGACCGCTCGCAGTAA